A portion of the Calliphora vicina chromosome 5, idCalVici1.1, whole genome shotgun sequence genome contains these proteins:
- the Hacl gene encoding 2-hydroxyacyl-CoA lyase 1, with translation MSEIEAPQVIAESLVQQGVEYVFGIIGIPVVELSMAFQAAGLKYIGMRNEQAACYAAQAIGYLTGKPGVCLVVSGPGLLHVTGGMANAQVNCWPLIVIGGSTNQDHEGIGGFQECNQVELSRPYCKYAARPPTVALIPLHVEKAVRYTTYGRPGVAYLDFPGNLLQSKAPEEKIYKTLAYPVAPLAYPSHEDVMRAANLLRSAKRPLVIIGKGAAYSHSENILRHFIENTNLPFLPTPMGKGVVSDTADQCVSSARTLALQKADVVLLLGARLNWILHFGKPPRFDQDVKFIQVDVCAEELHNSVTASVAIQSDIKPFAEHLFEQMNAINYRFSNDHDWWKTLSAKCRQNRDAVHQMAMDTATPLNYYAVFHHLREQIPNDAIIVSEGANTMDIGRSMLLNTLPRHRLDAGTFGTMGVGPGFAIAAALFCRDRFPGKRVVCVEGDSAFGFSGMEIETMVRYNLPITVVIVNNNGIYGGFDQDTFDSIRSSGDLTQVTPPSALGVQVHYEEMMTMFGLKGHFCKSIPELQAAVKEAQKLKNQPTIINVAISPASDRKPQSFNWLTESKL, from the exons ATGTCCGAAATAGAAGCTCCGCAAGTTATAGCCGAATCATTGGTACAACAG GGTGTCGAATATGTTTTCGGTATTATTGGCATTCCGGTTGTCGAATTATCTATGGCATTTCAAGCGGCCGGCCTAAAATACATTGGTATGCGCAATGAACAA gCTGCTTGTTATGCTGCTCAAGCAATTGGATATTTAACTGGTAAACCAGGTGTTTGTTTGGTGGTCTCTGGTCCTGGTTTATTACATGTTACAG GTGGTATGGCTAATGCTCAAGTCAACTGTTGGCCCTTAATCGTTATTGGCGGCTCGACCAATCAAGATCACGAAGGTATTGGTGGTTTCCAAGAGTGCAATCAAGTTGAATTGTCACGTCCCTACTGCAAGTATGCGGCCCGCCCACCAACTGTGGCTCTCATTCCATTGCATGTCGAGAAAGCTGTACGTTATACAACTTATGGTCGTCCTGGTGTTGCCTATTTGGACTTCCCTGGCAATCTGTTGCAATCTAAAGCACCCGAGGAGAAAATCTACAAGACTTTAGCTTATCCCGTTGCTCCTTTGGCTTATCCTTCGCATGAGGATGTCATGAGAGCTGCCAATTTGTTGCGTTCGGCCAAACGTCCATTGGTTATTATTGGCAAGGGTGCCGCCTATTCTcattctgaaaatattttaagacattttattgaaaataccaATTTGCCTTTCTTGCCGACACCCATGGGCAAGGGTGTGGTATCCGATACCGCTGACCAGTGTGTGTCTTCGGCACGTACGTTGGCCTTGCAAAAAGCtgatgttgttttgttgttgggtgcACGTTTGAATTGGATTTTGCATTTTGGCAAGCCACCACGCTTCGATCAGGATGTTAAATTTATACAA GTTGATGTTTGCGCTGAAGAATTGCACAATTCCGTCACTGCTTCCGTGGCTATACAATCGGACATTAAACCATTTGCCGAACATTTGTTCGAGCAAATGAATGCCATCAATTACCGTTTCTCCAACGACCATGACTGGTGGAAAACTTTGTCTGCCAAATGCAGACAAAATCGTGATGCCGTCCATCAAATGGCAATGGATACAGCTACGCCTCTCAACTACTATGCTGTTTTCCATCATTTGCGTGAACAGATTCCCAATGATGCCATCATTGTAAGTGAGGGTGCCAATACCATGGACATTGGTCGTTCTATGCTTTTGAATACATTGCCACGTCACCGTTTGGATGCCGGTACTTTTGGCACCATGGGTGTTGGTCCAGGTTTTGCCATTGCAGCCGCACTCTTCTGTCGTGACCGTTTCCCGGGCAAACGGGTGGTTTGTGTTGAAGGCGACAGTGCTTTTGGTTTCTCTGGTATGGAAATTGAGACCATGGTCCGTTATAACTTGCCCATCACTGTTGTTATTGTCAATAACAATGGTATTTATGGTGGCTTCGATCAGGACACTTTTGATTCCATTCGCAGTTCTGGCGATTTGACACAAGT CACTCCACCATCCGCTTTGGGTGTTCAGGTTCACTACGAAGAGATGATGACAATGTTCGGCTTGAAAGGTCACTTCTGCAAGTCTATTCCCGAATTGCAAGCTGCCGTCAAAGAAgcacaaaaattgaaaaatcaacCAACCATTATTAATGTGGCTATTAGCCCTGCATCTGACAGAAAACCACAATCGTTTAATTGGCTAACTGAATCCAAattgtaa
- the LOC135960028 gene encoding alpha-amylase A-like: protein MFITKINLSIILLLAISSQLISGQFNPNYAAGRNTIVHLFEWKWDDIANECENFLGPKGFAGVQVSPVNENVVVANRPWWERYQPVSYLLVTRSGNEAQFASMVKRCNNVGVRIYVDIVFNHMAASHGSVVGTGGSTADPNSKSFPAVPFSSTDFHSTCGINNYNDVNQVRNCELVGLKDLDQSKSWVQDRVVEFMNKLISLGVAGFRVDAAKHMWPKDLKVIYSRLNNLNTAHGFAANSRPFLTQEVIDMGGEAISKFEYTDLGTVTEFRHSDSIGKVFRGKDQLRWLVNWGTAWGFMPSDRSLVFVDNHDNQRGHGAGGADVLTYKTAKQYKMATAFMLAHPFGITRIMSSFAFDNTDQGPPTTDGNTIRSPTFNADNSCSGGWICEHRWRQIYNMVGFKNVVGSAAIQNWWDNGSNQIAFCRGNKGFIALNGDSYDLNTSLQTCLPAGTYCDVISGLKSGSKCTGKSVVVGSDGRATITIRTSEEDGVLAIHADSKL from the exons atgtttataacaaaaataaatttgagcaTTATTTTGCTCTTGGCCATATCTAGTCAATTGATTAGTGGCCAGTTTAATCCCAATTATGCAGCGGGCAGAAATACCATAGTGCACTTATTCGAATGGAAATGGGATGATATTGCCAATGAGTGTGAAAATTTCCTGGGACCCAAGGGTTTTGCTGGTGTACAA GTTTCTCCAGTCAATGAAAATGTCGTGGTGGCCAATCGTCCTTGGTGGGAGCGTTATCAACCCGTCTCTTATCTCTTGGTTACACGTTCCGGCAATGAAGCCCAATTCGCCAGCATGGTCAAGCGTTGTAACAACGTAGGTGTTCGTATTTATGTGGATATTGTTTTCAATCATATGGCTGCCAGTCATGGTTCAGTTGTGGGCACTGGAGGCTCTACTGCCGATCCCAATAGCAAGAGTTTCCCTGCTGTTCCTTTCTCGTCCACGGATTTCCATTCTACCTGCGGCATTAACAACTACAATGATGTGAATCAAGTGCGCAATTGTGAATTGGTCGGTTTAAAGGATTTAGATCAAAGCAAATCTTGGGTTCAAGATCGTGTTGTTGAATTTATGAATAAATTGATATCTTTGGGTGTGGCTGGTTTCCGTGTGGATGCTGCCAAACATATGTGGCCTAAAGATTTGAAG GTTATCTACAGTCGTTTGAACAACTTGAACACAGCCCATGGTTTTGCGGCCAACAGCCGACCCTTCCTTACCCAAGAAGTCATAGATATGGGCGGTGAAGCCATTTCCAAGTTTGAATACACCGACTTGGGCACCGTCACCGAATTCAGACATTCCGATTCGATTGGCAAGGTATTCCGTGGTAAAGATCAACTACGTTGGTTGGTTAACTGGGGTACAGCTTGGGGTTTCATGCCCTCCGATCGTTCTTTGGTATTCGTTGACAATCACGACAATCAACGTGGTCATGGTGCTGGCGGTGCTGATGTACTCACTTACAAAACAGCCAAACAATATAAAATGGCTACCGCCTTCATGTTGGCTCATCCCTTTGGCATTACGCGCATCATGTCCTCCTTTGCCTTTGACAACACCGATCAGGGTCCACCCACCACCGATGGCAACACTATACGCTCGCCCACTTTCAATGCCGACAACTCCTGCAGTGGCGGTTGGATTTGTGAACATCGTTGGCGTCAAATCTACAATATGGTTGGTTTTAAGAATGTCGTTGGTTCGGCAGCCATTCAAAATTGGTGGGATAATGGCAGCAATCAAATAGCTTTCTGTCGTGGCAATAAGGGTTTCATTGCTCTCAATGGTGATTCGTACGATTTGAATACTTCTCTGCAAACGTGTTTGCCAGCGGGTACTTATTGTGATGTGATTTCGGGTTTGAAATCTGGTTCGAAATGTACTGGCAAATCGGTAGTGGTTGGTTCTGATGGTCGTGCTACGATTACAATTCGCACCTCGGAGGAAGATGGTGTTTTGGCCATACATGCTGattcaaaattgtaa
- the Efhc1.2 gene encoding EF-hand domain-containing family member C2, whose product MLRIPGMPFLPGTVFRDITKTHFPKHQHLMHHKGVSMLSDRKPPGLVDATGMIVDPNCPPVQIPSIYPPKVGPKLPPWIAYDKQVLCFNAYFKETLQEVYHCPYQVRKVKIMYYLEDGTIQIIEPKVKNSGIPQGCLVHRQRIPKPAPCQMDFISILDLNVDTTIEIFDRVYHITSCDKFTRHFLNKSGIPVPDPVDEPVDPSTEMRKRSGIKISNPIQKKHSFAQFLEYDRMVLKFQGYWDDRSEFGDVRKLEVCYYLSDDTIDIKEHFPRNSGREGPSTFLKRTKLPREFSGLPLPGQQTPQSLLNVLGTNMRNVRYVTDPLDAGRKETLYYSDKDLQIGTVLNVYGRAVVLTDCDEFTRNYYRKKYGIEDFSPAQVPSRSDDFVPAKPRQRILPPYNGWGSYEDSEGNCTSVEPKPPQADFKKFIQLDRYVLRFGAKMLSTIKENCERVFIISYYLSDDTIQIFEIAARNSGFLGGEFLKRTRIQLPGQMKFTPRRPQYYQPYNFYIGGTVSLKDHIFHIVSADEYTLIYMEHHPNQFPLADVRTIMNKVREALRQNYKDFVCKCLTDGGDGDHNVNRFVGYETIKQALVHALGDNITNHEIITLCRHFSAEQIPPSTCNRDTIRAAVHLELKRSLWNAMDELKEHLFHINPLNKAFLAEVKLRSVLKGCRLPFTQELIDNIMMVLNRNDCDEIEVCDFLNFLDLGCGKTSDITPVNLAFELCPKIPFLHKGRLINFQCFLDHLGLEETLKKDGE is encoded by the exons ATGTTGCGTATACCGGGCATGCCTTTTTTACCGGGCACGGTATTTAGAGAT ATAACCAAAACCCACTTTCCCAAACATCAACATCTTATGCACCATAAAGGCGTTAGCATGTTGTCGGATCGTAAGCCACCAGGTTTAGTAGATGCCACTGGTATGATTGTCGATCCTAATTGTCCACCCGTGCAAATACCTTCAATATATCCACCCAAAGTTGGACCTAAACTACCACCTTGGATAGCTTACGACAAACAAGTGCTTTGTTTCAATGCCTACTTTAAGGAAACTCTTCAAGAAGTCTATCACTGCCCCTATCAAGTGAGAAAAGTTAAGATAATGTATTACTTGGAAGATGGCACTATACAGATAATCGAACCTAAGGTTAAAAATTCCGGTATACCACAAGGATGTTTGGTACATCGTCAACGCATACCGAAACCGGCACCTTGTCAAATGGATTTTATATCGATTTTAGATTTAAATGTTGATACCACAATCGAGATATTCGATAGGGTTTATCATATAACGTCATGTGATAAATTCACGCGTCATTTTCTCAATAAGTCTGGTATACCAGTGCCAGATCCAGTGGATGAACCAGt AGATCCCTCCACAGAAATGCGTAAAAGATCTGGCATTAAAATAAGCAACCCCATTCAAAAGAAACATTCATTTGCACAATTTTTAGAATACGATAGAATGGTTTTAAAATTCCAGGGCTACTGGGATGATCGTTCTGAATTTGGGGATGTAAGGAAACTAGAAGTGTGTTACTATCTATCAGACGATACCATAGATATCAAAGAACATTTTCCTCGTAATTCGGGTCGAGAGGGACcctcaacatttttgaaaagaaccAAATTGCCCAGG GAGTTTAGTGGTCTACCTTTACCGGGTCAACAAACTCCCCAAAGTTTGTTAAATGTATTGGGCACCAATATGCGTAATGTACGCTATGTAACCGATCCTCTAGATGCTGGACGCAAAGAAACCTTATATTACTCTGATAAAGATTTACAAATTGGTACGGTATTAAATGTTTATGGCAGAGCAGTGGTTTTAACCGATTGCGATGAATTCACCAGAAATTATTACCGCAAAAAA TATGGCATAGAAGATTTCAGTCCAGCTCAGGTGCCCTCACGTTCAGACGATTTTGTGCCTGCTAAACCACGTCAACGTATTTTACCTCCTTACAATGGTTGGGGTTCGTATGAAGATTCCGAGGGTAATTGCACTTCGGTGGAACCCAAACCACCTCAAGCTGATTTTAAGAAATTCATACAATTGGATCGTTATGTTCTGCGTTTCGGAGCCAAAATGCTTTCGACCATTAAGGAGAATTGTGAGcgagtttttattatttcctaTTATTTGTCGGATGATacaatacaaatatttgaaattgctgccAGAAACTCTGGTTTCTTGGgtggtgaatttttaaaacgtaCCCGCATACAATTGCCGGGTCAAATGAAATTCACTCCCAGAAGACCACAATATTATCAGCCGTATAATTTCTATATTGGTGGCACTGTCAGTTTGAAGGATCATATATTCCATATAGTATCGGCTGATGAGTATACTTTAATTTATATGGAACATCATCCTAATCAG TTCCCTCTAGCCGACGTCAGAACAATAATGAACAAAGTACGAGAAGCTTTGCGCCAAAATTACAAAGATTTCGTATGCAAATGTCTAACGGATGGAGGTGATGGCGATCATAACGTAAATCGCTTCGTTGGTTACGAAACTATAAAGCAAGCGCTGGTCCATGCTTTGGGTGATAACATCACCAATCATGAAATTATTACCTTATGTCGTCATTTTTCAGCTGAACAGATACCTCCTAGCACATGTAATAGAGACACTATACGAGCTGCTGTACATCTCGAACTCAAACGCAGTTTATGGAATGCCATGGATGAGCTTAAAGAgcatttattccatattaatcCCTTGAATAAAGCATTTTTGGCTGAAGTTAAATTGAGATCAGTATTGAAAGGCTGTCGCTTACCATTCACTCAGGAACTAATCGACAATATAATGATGGTATTGAATAGAAATGATTGTGACGAAATAGAAGTGtgcgattttctcaatttcctGGATTTGGGTTGTGGCAAGACATCAGATATAACTCCGGTTAATTTAGCATTTGAGCTGTGTCCCAAAATTCCATTCTTGCACAAAGGTAGATTGATTAATTTCCAATGTTTCCTAGATCATTTGGGTTTGGAAGAGACTCTCAAAAAGGATGGTGAATAA